Sequence from the Lysobacter solisilvae genome:
CGGTGCTGGGCAACCGGGGCCAGACCAACTACGCGGCCGCCAAGGCCGCGCTGCACGGCGCCAGCAAGTCGCTGGCGCGCGAAATGGGCTCGCGCGGCATCACGGTGAATGTCGTGGCGCCGGGCGTGATCGAAGGCCGGATGGCGGCGGCGGCGTTTCCGCCGGAGGCCATCCGCCAGATGGTGCCGTCCGCGCGCGCGGGCCGGCCGGAAGAAGTGGCGGCCCTGGTGGCGTTCCTGTGCTCGGACCTGGCCGGCTACATCAATGGCCAAGTCGTCGGCATCGATGGCGGGATGAGCTGAGCCACGCCCGCGCCGCGCAGCGACGCGTGGTTCATGGTCGCGGGCGGACCATGGGCCCATCTCCGCGGAGGCCGCCATGACGCGCGCGACACTGTTTCAATCATTCCGCCGGCCGCTGTCGATGGGGTGGCCGGCCCTGCTGGCCGTGATGGCGCTGGTGGTCCTGTCGGGCTGCGCCAGCGCGGGCCACGCCATGCTCGGCCCGGCGCGGCCGGCCATCGCACCCGAGCAGGTCCGGGTGTACCACGTGCCGCCCCGTCGTTACGAAACGATCGCCCGGGTCCACGCGACCAGCGCGGTCGGCTTCGGCACCCAGGGCCAGACCGACGCGACCATCGAGCGCCTCGCGCGCGAGGCGGCCAAGCTGGGCGCCAACGGCGTCCTGCTGATGGGCGTCAACACGATGGGCTCGCCGGTGGGCGTGGGCGTGGGCGGCAGCAGCTGGGGCCACCACGGCGGCGTGTCGATCGGCGCCGGCATCCCCACCGCGCAGCAGCGCGTCGAAGGCATCGCCATCCACGTGGTCGAGGAGTAGGCGGCGCGGGACTTGCCTCGGCTAGGGGCCGGGACTGGTCGCGACGCCGGCCAGCGGCGCGCGGCGCAGGCCGTCGCCGCCGAACAGCGTGAGCAGCGGCGACGCCATCACCGTCGTCACCAGCGCCATCACCAGCAGCATGGTGAACAGCTCCGGGCCGATCAGGCCCGCGTCCAGCCCGATCTTGATGACGATCAGTTCCATCATGCCGCGGGCATTCATCAGCGCGCCCACCGCCAGGCTGGCGCGCCACGGCTGACCCGACCAGCGCGCGCCGATCGCGCCGCCGGCGAGCTTGCCCACGGTGGCGACGAGCAGGATCAGCGACAGCGCGGCAAGGCTGCCGGTGCCGAAAGCGTCCGGCGTGGTGCTCAGTCCCGCGAGCACGAAGAACACCGGCATCAGCACGATCACCGCCAGGTGCTCGATGCGCTCGATCAGCGTGTGCAGCAGGCGGTCGTCGCGTGGCAGGCAGGCGCCGAACACGAACGCGCCGAACACCGCATGCAGCTGCAGCCACTCGGCCGCCGCCGCGCAGGCCAGCATCGCGATCAGCAGCGCGGCCAGCACCGACCCCGAGGGCTGCATGTCGTGCGCGTGGCGCGCCAGCAGACGGGCGAACAGCGGGCGCAGCACGCCCATCACCACCGCCACCATCGCCGCCAGGCCCAGCAGGGCACGCGCGAAGCCGCCCCAGCCACCCTTGGCGGCCAGCAGGGTCATCACCAGCGCCAGCAGCACCCAGGCCATCACGTCGGCAATGGCGGCCGAGCTCAGCGAGAGCTGGCCGATCGGCGTGCGCGTCATCCCGCGATCCTTGAGGATGCGCGCCATCACCGGGAATGCGGTGATCGCCATGGCCGCGGCCATGAACAGTGCGAACGGCCAGAAGGGGACGCCTGCGGGCGCCAGCCGCGCGTGCAGCAGCGGCGAGACCGCCATGCCCAGCGCCATCGGCAGCAGCACGCTGAGCACGCCGACGGCCCCGGCCGAGCGCAGCTGCGCGCGGATGCCGTCGGGTGCGCGCAGCTCCACGCCGACCACGAACATGAAGAGCACCAGCCCGAGCGTCGACAGCGAATTCAACGCGGCCAGCGACTGCGGCGCGAACAGCGCGGCATGCACGTCGGGCAGCGCGGCGCCCAGCACGACCGGTCCCAGCAGCAGGCCCGCCGCCATCTCGCCGATCACGGCCGGCTGGCCCCAGGCGCTTGAGCAACAGGCCGCACAGCCGCGCCACGACCAGGATGACGACGAGTTGCAGCAGGAACAGCAGGGACATGGGCGGCTACATCAAGGTGAGGGCGCCGCGCGTCGGGCGCGCCAGCGCTGGGCCAGGTGGGCGCCGGCCAGGCCGGCGACGGCGCCGAGCATGCCTGCGCCGAGCGCCAGGCTCAATGGGCTGACCAGCTGCGAGACGCTGCCCGGCATCGCGCCGTGGAAGGCCAGATCCACCACCAGCGCGCACGCCATCGCGGTGACCGCGCCCAGCCATGCCGGATAACGGCGCGCGAGCCCGCCGGCCAGCAGGGCCGGGACGATCTGCGCAAGCTGGAACAGCACGACCTTGCCCAGGTGGTACCAGACCGGAAACCCTTCGAACGCATCGGGCACGACCATGGCGCCGAACAGCTGGATCAGCAGCTCCCAGGGCGAGCCCGGCGATGCAGCCGGCGAGCACGACCAGGGCGCCGCGGGTCGCCTCGCGCAGCAACACGGGCCACCGCGACGGGCGCAGGAAGGGACGCAGCATCGGTGCGCGCGGCCTAGACCAGGGCGGCCGGTTCGACGTCGCGCACGGCATCGCCCGCGTGGTACCAGGCCTCGTCCATCGAGGGTCGCGGCGTCGGCTCGCCTTCCAGCAAGGCCGCCAGCCCGTGATCGGGCAGCTGCGGATGCTCCTGGCGTGCCAGGCCGAGCAGTTCGGCCGCCAGCGTGCGCATGCGCGCCACGTTGTCGGTGATCCGGCGGGCAAAGGCCTCGTCGTCGAGCGTGTCGTTGAGCGCCCGGTTCATCTCATGGAACCAGCCGATCTCGTGCTGGTCCAGGAAACGTCCGTCGGCCACCAGCGATGCCGCGTTGGCGCGCTGCCAGTCGCGCAGCAGCGCCTGCATCGCCAGGTTGAGTTCGCTGCCGAGCATGAACTGCGGGCGCAGCCGGCCCAGCATCGCGATGTCGGTCTGGCGCCCGGCGAAGAACACCGGCGCCAGCAGCGCCCAGTAGAAGGTGTAGTCCCAGATCACCTTCAGCGGCATGACCTGCGCATCGCCGAAGATCGGGTACTGGTCCTGGTAGAGGGACAGCGTGTTCTCGTAGAACGACATGTACAGCTTCTGGTAGATCTCGGCGTAGGGCGCGAAGGACTGGCCGCGCATGTCGCGTTCGACCAGGTCGCACACGTAGGTGTTGGACAGCGCGATGAAGTCGCTGCCGGGCGAGTAGAACGGGTCCAGGAACACGCCCGACTCGCCGGTGAGTGCCCAGCGGTCGCCCGAGAACACCTGCTTGCAGCCATGCGAGAAGTGGCGCAGGAACAGGAAGTCCTGCAGGCCATGTTCCGGGCGGTCGACCGCGGCCGCCACGCCGGGCTGGTGGCGGCGCAGCCAGTCCATCGCCTTGGCATGCGTATTCATCGTCTCCAGCGGGTGCATGTCGCCGTCGCAGACGATGCCCAGCGAGTGCGAGTCCGACGCCAGCGGGATCAGCCAGAACCAGTACCCCGGCCCGCACATGTGGTTGGTGGACCGCCAGCGTGCCGGTGGCGTGCAGCGCGCGAGCCAGGCCGGATCGTCCGACCAGTCCTCCGGCTTGATGCAGCCGTCCACGCGCCACCACGCGGCGTTGGCGTTGTGCGCGTTGGCCTGCGCCAGGTCGAGCTTGCGCTTGATCAGGCCGGCGCGTCCGGCCGCGTCGACCAGCCAGCGCGCACGGAGCACGCTGCGCTGGCCGTCGTGTTCGCAGGTGACGGCATGGTCGCCATCGCATCCGTCCAGTTCCAGGCCGCGCACGACCGTGGCATCGCGGAAGTCCACGCCCAGCGCGCGCGCCTGCTCGCCCAGGAAGTTCTCGAAACGGCCGCGGTCGATCTGCCACGAAGGCGTGGGCAGCAGCCGGCTGACGCCCAGTTCGGTGCAGCGGTCCAAGTCGGTGCGACCCTCGCTGAAGAAGAAGCGGAAGCCGAACTTGCGCAGCTGCTGGTTCTCCAGGTGCTCGCGCAGGCCCAGCACGTGCGCGAAATAGTGCGCACCGATCTCCACCGTGGATTCGCCGACCTTGAAGGCGGCCTCGCGCACCGGATGCGCGTTGCGTTCAACGACGGTCACGCGCAGCGAAGGATTGCGCTGGCGCAGCTGGATCGACAGCGTCAGGCCGGCCAGGCCACCGCCAAGAATAAGGACATCGCAGTCGTTCGTGGCGGAAGCGGGGTCGGCGTGGTCGGTCATTGTCGTACCGTCAGGTCTTCGTGGGGGTGGGCGGTCTCGAACTCGCCCGTGGGATCGTGGATCACGGGCGGGCACGCCCGCGTGCGCCGGTACTCGTCCACCACGTGGCCGTAGTTCCACACCTGCTTTACCACGTGCGACGTGATGCGGTAGAGGTCGCGCAGCGGGCGGAAATGACTCTTGCGGAACTGCGGGCCGTCGGCGTGGGCTTCCTGGTAGCGCGATTCGATCGGGATCGACACGCAGCGCACGCCCAGGCCGCGGGCGGCGGTGATCAGGATCTGCGCCTCGAACACGAAATCCTCGCCAGGCACGTCGCCCAGCGCGGCGACGTTGGCCGGGTAGAAGCGCTGGCCGCTCTGGGTGTCGGCGATGAGGAACCCGCAGCCCCAGGCGATGCCCCAGTCGCCGAACTCGTTGGCCAGGCGCCGGTAGGCCGGCTGCGAGGCCCGCCTGCGCAGGCGGGCGCCGATGACGATGTGGCCGGGGTAGGCATTGGCCGCGGCGAGCAGCCGCGGGATGTCGGCGGCATGGTGCTGGCCGTCGCCGTCCATCGTGATCACGCCGCGCGCACCGCGCCGCAGCGCCTCGGCGAAGCCATCGCGCAGGCCGGCGCCCTTGCCCAGCCGCTGCGTGTGGCGCAGCACCGTGACGGGCAGGTCGGCGATGCGCTCGGCGGTGCCGTCGTCGGAGCCGTCGTCGACGACGATCACATGCGGGCATTCGCGCAGTGCGCCCTCGACGACGCCGCGGATGCGCAGCGCCTCATTGAGGGCGGGGATGACGATGCAGATATCGTCGCGCGTGATCATGCCGGCGCTCCGGTCGGTGCATCGATGGCCGCGGCGGCCGGCACCAGCCGCAGCTGCAGGTGCTGGCCGGGACCGGCGTGCACGCTCGCCTGCGTGGCGGACTGCGCCAGCGCGTCGAACAGCGGCAGCATCGGTGCCATCGCGTTGCCGCCCAGGCGCCGGGCCAGCGGGCCGTCCGCGACGGCGCTCGTGGCGTCCGCGGCGATCTGCGCCAGTTCCAGCGTCGCGGCACCCTCGCGCGGGTGCAGCGAGAGCACCAGTGCCGC
This genomic interval carries:
- a CDS encoding glycosyltransferase family 2 protein is translated as MITRDDICIVIPALNEALRIRGVVEGALRECPHVIVVDDGSDDGTAERIADLPVTVLRHTQRLGKGAGLRDGFAEALRRGARGVITMDGDGQHHAADIPRLLAAANAYPGHIVIGARLRRRASQPAYRRLANEFGDWGIAWGCGFLIADTQSGQRFYPANVAALGDVPGEDFVFEAQILITAARGLGVRCVSIPIESRYQEAHADGPQFRKSHFRPLRDLYRITSHVVKQVWNYGHVVDEYRRTRACPPVIHDPTGEFETAHPHEDLTVRQ
- a CDS encoding NAD(P)/FAD-dependent oxidoreductase produces the protein MTDHADPASATNDCDVLILGGGLAGLTLSIQLRQRNPSLRVTVVERNAHPVREAAFKVGESTVEIGAHYFAHVLGLREHLENQQLRKFGFRFFFSEGRTDLDRCTELGVSRLLPTPSWQIDRGRFENFLGEQARALGVDFRDATVVRGLELDGCDGDHAVTCEHDGQRSVLRARWLVDAAGRAGLIKRKLDLAQANAHNANAAWWRVDGCIKPEDWSDDPAWLARCTPPARWRSTNHMCGPGYWFWLIPLASDSHSLGIVCDGDMHPLETMNTHAKAMDWLRRHQPGVAAAVDRPEHGLQDFLFLRHFSHGCKQVFSGDRWALTGESGVFLDPFYSPGSDFIALSNTYVCDLVERDMRGQSFAPYAEIYQKLYMSFYENTLSLYQDQYPIFGDAQVMPLKVIWDYTFYWALLAPVFFAGRQTDIAMLGRLRPQFMLGSELNLAMQALLRDWQRANAASLVADGRFLDQHEIGWFHEMNRALNDTLDDEAFARRITDNVARMRTLAAELLGLARQEHPQLPDHGLAALLEGEPTPRPSMDEAWYHAGDAVRDVEPAALV